One region of Planifilum fulgidum genomic DNA includes:
- a CDS encoding FAD-dependent oxidoreductase has protein sequence MHQKYAKLFEPVSIGPVELKNRYAMAPMGPLGLSDSEGGFNQRGIDYYVERARGGTALIITGVTFVDNQVEKHAMPSVPCPTHNSIHFVRTARELTERIHAYDAKIFLQMSAGFGRVTIPTNLGDHPPVAPSPIPHRWLNKTCRPLAKEEIRHIVRMFGIGAVNAKRAGFDGVEIHAVHEGYLLDQFAISFFNQRTDEYGGSLENRLRFAREVVEEIKERCGDDFPVALRYSVKSFIKDWREGGLPGETFEEKGRDVEEGIEAAKLLVSYGYDALDVDVGSYDTWWWSHPPMYMPKGLYIPYAKRVKEAVDVPVICAGRMDNPDLALDAINSGACDIIGLGRPLLADPEYVNKLRAGKRELIRPCLSCHEGCMGRIQEYSALGCAVNPAACREREARLTPALQPKKVMIIGGGVAGCEAARVLKLRGHEPVLYEKGDRLGGNLLAGGVPDFKEDDRALAAWYENVLRDLQVEVKLNTPVTAEMVRQENPDAVIVATGSIPKRIPLGEGKNVFTAKEVLLGEKPAGERTVVVGGGLVGCELALWLAKQGKQVTLVEEMDELLAANGPLCHANSDMLKALIPHHGIKVMTSAKVLRATEKGVLVQADGEEKEIEADTVVLAIGFNPDKTLYEELKHDFAEIHRIGDARRVANIMYAIWDAYEVASTL, from the coding sequence ATGCACCAAAAGTACGCCAAACTGTTTGAACCGGTTTCCATCGGACCGGTGGAGCTGAAAAACCGCTATGCGATGGCGCCGATGGGCCCCCTCGGCCTTTCCGATTCCGAAGGGGGATTCAATCAACGCGGCATCGATTATTACGTGGAACGGGCCCGGGGGGGAACGGCCCTGATCATCACCGGCGTCACCTTTGTCGACAATCAGGTGGAAAAGCACGCCATGCCGAGCGTTCCCTGCCCCACCCACAACAGCATCCATTTCGTGCGGACCGCCCGGGAGTTGACCGAGCGGATTCACGCCTATGACGCGAAGATCTTCCTGCAGATGAGTGCGGGCTTCGGAAGGGTGACCATCCCCACCAATCTGGGCGACCATCCGCCCGTGGCGCCTTCTCCCATTCCCCACCGGTGGCTGAACAAAACCTGCCGCCCCCTGGCGAAGGAGGAGATTCGGCACATCGTCAGGATGTTCGGAATCGGAGCCGTCAACGCCAAGCGGGCAGGCTTCGACGGCGTCGAAATTCACGCCGTGCATGAAGGGTATCTGCTGGACCAATTCGCCATCTCCTTCTTCAACCAGCGCACCGACGAATACGGCGGATCCCTGGAAAACCGGCTCCGGTTTGCGCGGGAAGTCGTCGAAGAGATCAAAGAGCGCTGCGGCGACGATTTTCCCGTGGCCCTGCGCTACAGCGTCAAAAGCTTCATCAAGGATTGGCGGGAAGGCGGACTGCCCGGCGAAACCTTCGAGGAAAAGGGGCGCGACGTGGAGGAGGGTATCGAAGCGGCCAAGCTGCTGGTCAGCTACGGTTATGACGCCCTCGACGTGGACGTCGGTTCCTACGATACCTGGTGGTGGAGCCATCCCCCCATGTACATGCCGAAGGGCCTTTACATCCCCTACGCGAAACGGGTGAAGGAGGCCGTCGACGTTCCCGTCATCTGCGCCGGGCGGATGGACAACCCCGACCTCGCCCTGGACGCCATAAACAGCGGTGCCTGCGACATCATCGGTCTGGGGCGCCCCCTTTTGGCGGATCCGGAATACGTGAACAAACTGCGGGCCGGAAAGCGGGAACTGATCCGTCCGTGCCTCTCCTGCCATGAAGGATGCATGGGCCGCATCCAGGAATATTCCGCCCTGGGCTGTGCGGTCAATCCCGCCGCCTGTCGGGAGCGCGAAGCCCGGCTGACGCCGGCGCTTCAACCGAAAAAGGTGATGATCATCGGGGGCGGCGTTGCAGGCTGTGAAGCGGCCCGGGTGTTGAAGCTCCGCGGACACGAGCCCGTCCTTTACGAAAAAGGGGACCGCCTGGGCGGCAATCTGCTGGCGGGCGGCGTGCCCGACTTCAAAGAGGATGACCGGGCCCTCGCCGCCTGGTACGAAAACGTGCTGAGGGATTTGCAGGTGGAAGTGAAACTGAACACTCCCGTCACGGCGGAAATGGTGAGGCAGGAAAATCCCGATGCCGTGATCGTGGCCACCGGATCCATCCCGAAGCGGATTCCCTTGGGAGAGGGCAAAAACGTCTTCACTGCCAAGGAGGTCCTGCTGGGGGAAAAACCGGCGGGAGAGCGCACGGTGGTGGTCGGCGGCGGACTGGTGGGCTGCGAGCTGGCCCTCTGGCTGGCCAAGCAGGGCAAACAGGTCACTTTGGTGGAAGAGATGGATGAGCTTCTCGCCGCAAACGGCCCGCTTTGCCACGCCAACTCCGACATGCTCAAGGCGCTCATCCCGCACCACGGCATAAAAGTGATGACCTCCGCGAAGGTGCTCCGGGCCACCGAGAAAGGGGTTCTCGTCCAAGCGGACGGCGAGGAGAAAGAAATCGAGGCGGACACCGTCGTGTTGGCCATCGGTTTTAACCCCGACAAAACCCTGTACGAGGAATTGAAGCATGACTTCGCGGAAATCCACCGGATCGGCGATGCGCGCCGGGTGGCCAACATCATGTACGCCATCTGGGACGCCTACGAAGTGGCCTCCACCCTGTGA
- a CDS encoding Cfr family 23S rRNA (adenine(2503)-C(8))-methyltransferase → MVMETKYDRLKAFVAENGWPRYRFNQILHAVFKERIGEFDRMTTLPLPLRHQLRKRFGKSVLHLTPVFRKQSGQADKVLFELPDSNKIETVRLIYRAGWQSYCISSQCGCGFGCRFCATGRIGLKRNLSADEITDQILYFHLQSHPIDSISLMGMGEALANPQIFTALKVLTDPRLFNLSPRRITVSTIGLVPQIERLSREFPQVNLTFSLHSPFDEQRSALMPINRKYPLDEVLDALDAHIQRHRRKVYIAYIVLPGVNDTPEHAEKLVSLLRGRGPWDYLYHVNLIRYNPASGAPKAYQRPREEELATLCRRLRRAGVKVTIRQSFGVDIEAACGQLYGRYYIRGEPEEHKAPAKGR, encoded by the coding sequence ATCGTCATGGAAACCAAATATGACCGGCTGAAAGCGTTTGTCGCCGAGAACGGATGGCCCCGGTACCGCTTCAATCAAATCCTGCACGCCGTTTTCAAGGAGCGGATCGGCGAATTCGACCGGATGACGACCCTGCCGCTCCCGCTGCGCCATCAGTTGCGGAAACGGTTCGGAAAAAGCGTTTTGCACCTGACACCCGTGTTCCGGAAACAGTCCGGTCAAGCGGACAAAGTGCTGTTTGAACTGCCCGATTCCAACAAGATCGAAACGGTCCGGCTGATCTACCGCGCGGGCTGGCAGTCCTATTGCATTTCCTCCCAGTGCGGATGCGGCTTCGGCTGCCGCTTCTGCGCAACGGGCAGGATCGGGCTGAAGCGGAATCTGAGCGCGGACGAGATCACCGATCAGATCCTTTATTTTCATCTGCAAAGCCATCCCATCGACAGCATTTCCCTGATGGGCATGGGGGAGGCGCTGGCCAATCCGCAAATCTTCACCGCCCTGAAAGTCCTGACCGATCCCCGGCTGTTCAACCTGAGCCCCCGGAGGATCACGGTCTCCACGATCGGGCTCGTCCCCCAAATCGAACGCTTGTCCAGGGAGTTTCCGCAGGTGAATCTCACCTTTTCGCTTCATTCCCCCTTTGACGAGCAGCGGAGCGCTCTGATGCCGATCAACCGGAAGTATCCGCTGGACGAGGTGTTGGACGCGTTGGATGCGCACATTCAAAGACACCGGCGCAAGGTGTACATCGCCTACATCGTCCTGCCGGGCGTGAACGATACGCCCGAACATGCGGAAAAACTGGTTTCCCTGCTGCGGGGGCGCGGACCCTGGGATTATCTGTACCACGTCAACCTGATCCGCTACAATCCCGCCAGCGGGGCTCCGAAGGCGTACCAGCGTCCGCGCGAGGAGGAACTGGCCACCCTTTGCCGGCGTTTGCGAAGAGCGGGCGTGAAGGTGACAATCAGGCAATCCTTCGGCGTGGACATCGAAGCCGCCTGCGGGCAATTGTACGGGCGGTACTACATCCGCGGCGAGCCGGAGGAGCACAAGGCCCCTGCAAAAGGACGGTGA
- a CDS encoding N-acetyldiaminopimelate deacetylase, which translates to MTTPLNPFVALRRQLHKIPEPGFKEVKTQRLLLDYLATLPGERMEIQTWKTGILVHIPGNNPSRRIGYRADMDALPVEEETTLPFRSTHPGWMHACGHDFHMAIALGVLTHFVHHPIDDDLLFVFQPAEEGPGGAKPLLESEIFNARRPDMMLALHIAPEYPVGTIAVKPGILFANTSELYIDLVGRGGHAAMPHLANDMVIAASQLAVQLQSIVSRNVDPQEAAILTIGKLNAGTRQNVIAGKARLEGTIRTLSPETMRKVKDRIEAMVRGIGEAFDCQTAIDWGAGYCQVYNDDALTREFMDWVRTTEVRLVECREAMTGEDFGYFLREIPGFMFWLGVDTPYGLHHPRIEPKEESIEVAIRLVTRYIEWKSRQGRG; encoded by the coding sequence ATGACGACGCCGCTCAACCCCTTTGTGGCGCTGCGGCGCCAATTGCACAAGATCCCGGAGCCGGGATTCAAAGAAGTGAAAACCCAGCGCCTGCTGCTGGATTACCTGGCCACGCTGCCCGGGGAACGGATGGAAATCCAGACCTGGAAGACGGGCATTCTCGTCCACATTCCGGGGAACAATCCCTCCCGCCGCATCGGGTATCGGGCGGACATGGACGCGCTGCCCGTGGAAGAGGAGACCACCCTCCCCTTTCGCTCCACCCATCCGGGCTGGATGCACGCCTGCGGCCACGATTTCCACATGGCCATCGCCCTGGGGGTCCTCACCCACTTCGTCCATCATCCCATCGACGACGACCTGCTCTTCGTCTTCCAGCCGGCGGAAGAAGGGCCCGGAGGGGCCAAGCCCCTTCTGGAGAGCGAAATCTTCAACGCCCGGAGGCCGGACATGATGCTGGCCCTCCACATCGCCCCGGAATACCCCGTGGGAACCATCGCCGTCAAACCGGGAATCCTGTTCGCCAACACCTCCGAACTGTACATCGACCTGGTCGGACGGGGCGGCCACGCGGCCATGCCCCACCTGGCGAACGACATGGTGATCGCCGCCTCCCAACTGGCCGTCCAACTGCAGAGCATCGTCTCCCGCAACGTGGATCCGCAGGAGGCGGCCATCCTGACCATCGGAAAGCTCAACGCCGGCACCCGGCAGAACGTCATCGCCGGAAAAGCCCGTCTGGAAGGGACGATCCGCACCCTTTCCCCGGAAACGATGCGGAAGGTCAAGGACCGGATCGAGGCGATGGTGCGGGGAATCGGCGAGGCTTTCGATTGTCAGACGGCCATCGATTGGGGCGCGGGCTACTGCCAGGTGTACAACGACGATGCCCTGACCCGGGAATTTATGGACTGGGTCCGCACCACCGAGGTTCGGCTGGTCGAGTGCCGGGAGGCGATGACCGGCGAAGACTTCGGCTACTTCCTGCGGGAGATCCCCGGCTTCATGTTCTGGCTCGGAGTGGACACCCCCTACGGGCTTCATCATCCCCGGATCGAACCGAAGGAAGAGTCGATCGAAGTGGCCATCCGCCTGGTCACCCGTTACATCGAATGGAAGTCGCGGCAGGGAAGGGGATGA
- a CDS encoding aspartate aminotransferase family protein translates to MNEWQRLDEQYILPTVSRLPIAIERGEGNYLIDTDGNRYLDLFTGLAVNVLGHSHPAILRALEEQGKKFLHISNLFLNPPAIRLARRLVENSFPGKVYFANSGAESTEAAIKLIHKWIRTEGKGKDGIVVLKNSFHGRTLGALRLTRQPSVYQDFPRLDFPIYEVEPNDVDELIRVCETKRPAAILVEPILGAGGVLPLSGAFLETMGDICRKQHILCCVDEIQTGMGRTGTLFAYQQTGLQPDLLLFAKGIGGGLPLGGIIAGHRLSHLFRPGDHGTTFAPSPLSAALGNAVLDVLLEEGLLEKGRQAAEHLWNRLRALKQKHPDVIRDIRGKGMMIGIHTKRSPEEIRRLMLDFLKEGILVNVTARTVIRLLPPLTLTREEIDRFADALDEYISARFSA, encoded by the coding sequence ATGAACGAATGGCAAAGATTGGACGAACAATACATCCTGCCCACCGTCAGCCGGCTGCCCATCGCCATCGAGCGGGGGGAAGGCAATTATCTGATCGATACCGACGGCAATCGCTATCTGGATCTTTTCACGGGGCTGGCCGTCAATGTCCTGGGGCATTCCCATCCGGCCATCCTCCGGGCCCTGGAGGAGCAGGGAAAAAAGTTTTTGCACATTTCCAACCTCTTCCTGAATCCCCCGGCCATCCGCCTGGCCCGCCGGCTGGTGGAGAACAGCTTCCCCGGCAAGGTGTACTTCGCCAACTCCGGGGCCGAGTCGACGGAGGCCGCCATCAAGCTGATTCACAAATGGATCCGCACCGAGGGGAAGGGGAAGGACGGCATCGTCGTGCTGAAAAACAGTTTTCACGGGAGAACGCTGGGAGCCCTGCGCCTGACGCGCCAACCCTCGGTCTACCAGGATTTCCCCCGGCTTGACTTTCCCATCTACGAAGTGGAGCCCAACGACGTGGATGAACTGATCCGCGTGTGTGAAACGAAGCGGCCCGCCGCCATCCTGGTGGAGCCGATTCTGGGAGCCGGGGGCGTGCTTCCCCTCTCCGGGGCGTTCCTGGAGACGATGGGCGACATCTGCAGGAAGCAACACATCCTGTGCTGCGTGGACGAAATCCAGACAGGGATGGGCCGGACCGGCACCCTGTTCGCCTACCAGCAGACCGGCCTTCAACCCGACCTGCTCCTCTTCGCCAAAGGGATCGGCGGCGGCCTCCCCCTGGGGGGCATCATCGCCGGGCACAGGCTGTCCCATCTGTTCCGACCCGGGGACCACGGCACCACCTTCGCCCCCTCACCCCTCAGCGCCGCCCTGGGAAATGCGGTCCTCGACGTGCTTCTGGAAGAAGGATTGCTGGAAAAGGGGCGGCAGGCGGCGGAACACCTCTGGAACCGCCTGCGGGCGCTCAAGCAGAAACATCCGGATGTGATCCGCGACATCCGTGGGAAGGGCATGATGATCGGCATTCACACGAAGCGATCTCCGGAGGAAATCCGCCGGCTGATGCTGGATTTTTTGAAGGAGGGGATCCTGGTCAACGTGACCGCCCGGACGGTGATTCGCCTGCTTCCTCCCCTCACGCTGACCCGGGAAGAAATCGACCGCTTTGCCGACGCCCTGGACGAATACATCTCCGCCCGCTTTTCCGCATAG
- the dapD gene encoding 2,3,4,5-tetrahydropyridine-2,6-dicarboxylate N-acetyltransferase, with amino-acid sequence MKMMDAHEIISYIQNSEKKTPVKVYIKGDLEGIDFGPDAKAFVTGRVGVIFGDWKALKPVLDAHKDRIEEMVVENDRRNSAIPLLDLKDIPARIEPGAIIREQVEIGKNAVIMMGAVINIGAVIGEGTMVDMNAVIGGRGTVGKNCHIGAGAVIAGVIEPPSAKPVVIEDDVVIGANAVILEGVRVGKGAVVAAGAIVTDDVPEYTVVAGVPARVIKKIDEKTRAKTEIKQELRQL; translated from the coding sequence ATGAAGATGATGGATGCCCACGAAATCATCTCCTACATCCAGAACAGTGAAAAGAAAACCCCGGTGAAGGTATACATCAAGGGAGATCTGGAGGGAATCGACTTCGGACCGGACGCGAAGGCCTTCGTCACCGGCCGCGTCGGCGTCATCTTCGGCGACTGGAAGGCTTTGAAGCCGGTGTTGGACGCCCACAAGGACCGCATTGAGGAGATGGTGGTGGAAAACGACCGGCGCAACTCGGCCATTCCTCTCCTCGATCTGAAAGACATCCCGGCGCGGATCGAACCCGGCGCGATCATCCGCGAACAGGTGGAGATCGGGAAAAACGCGGTGATCATGATGGGCGCGGTGATCAACATCGGGGCCGTCATCGGCGAAGGGACGATGGTCGACATGAATGCCGTCATCGGCGGCCGGGGAACCGTCGGCAAAAACTGCCACATCGGCGCCGGCGCCGTCATCGCCGGAGTGATTGAACCGCCTTCGGCCAAACCGGTGGTCATCGAAGACGATGTGGTGATCGGGGCCAACGCCGTCATCCTGGAAGGCGTAAGGGTCGGCAAAGGGGCCGTGGTGGCGGCGGGAGCCATCGTCACCGACGATGTGCCGGAATACACCGTCGTCGCCGGCGTCCCCGCCCGGGTGATCAAAAAGATCGACGAGAAAACCCGCGCGAAAACGGAGATCAAACAGGAATTGCGCCAGCTTTGA
- a CDS encoding response regulator transcription factor translates to MKLVLVVEDEVPISRVLAAYLRRAGFRVEAAFDGREALDRFEALQPDLVILDVMLPEMDGWEVLRQIRSRSSCPVIMLTALGEMHQRVAGLNEGADDYVTKPFAPEEVVARVRAVLRRPRPMVRGREIAQFGSLKIDFDGHGVFLHGKRVPLTPRDFSLLAFFARHPNRTFSRDQLLDRVWGWEYEGSDRAVDLAVKRLRKALNQWPKDEGEIITLRGVGYQFRVYE, encoded by the coding sequence GTGAAACTGGTGTTGGTGGTGGAAGACGAAGTTCCCATTTCCCGGGTCCTGGCGGCATATCTGCGCCGGGCCGGCTTTCGGGTGGAAGCCGCCTTTGACGGAAGGGAGGCGTTGGACCGGTTTGAGGCCCTGCAGCCCGACCTCGTCATCCTGGATGTGATGCTTCCCGAAATGGACGGGTGGGAAGTGCTGAGGCAGATCCGAAGCCGGAGCTCCTGCCCCGTCATCATGCTGACGGCCCTGGGGGAGATGCATCAGCGGGTGGCGGGGCTGAACGAAGGGGCGGACGATTATGTGACCAAACCCTTCGCCCCGGAGGAGGTCGTCGCCCGGGTGCGGGCGGTGCTGCGCCGCCCCCGGCCGATGGTGCGGGGGAGGGAAATCGCGCAGTTCGGCAGCCTGAAGATCGATTTTGACGGACACGGTGTGTTTCTTCACGGCAAACGCGTGCCGCTCACGCCCCGGGACTTTTCCCTGCTCGCCTTTTTCGCCCGCCATCCCAACCGGACGTTTTCCCGGGACCAACTGCTGGACCGGGTTTGGGGCTGGGAATACGAAGGAAGCGACCGGGCGGTGGATCTGGCGGTGAAGCGCCTGCGGAAAGCCCTGAATCAGTGGCCGAAGGACGAGGGGGAAATCATCACGCTTCGCGGAGTGGGGTATCAGTTCCGTGTCTACGAATGA
- a CDS encoding HAMP domain-containing sensor histidine kinase, with amino-acid sequence MSTNDDQKRVPLLKYWTIRYLLVLVSSLVIVASLSVHWTQEREKKHHLQLNRLFAQEIAERIGSEGKLVISSAMWKRLLSRGRSYFDFPGEDRETKPLPLILIVDREGKAVFQNRAIDNERLLHYLLEKGPVAEEEVMDTLEHGDVAWYIVAEPIRRGNWLIGTVFVISEESVRSAMPFRQIFPWIIVILCLGLSGWIVLYWLSRKLTDPIRRVAAAASRLRQGNYDFRLPHDLKEKELYELTHSFSEMASRLKRSEELRTELLAGVTHELKTPITSIGGLLKAVRDGVVTGKEAEEFLDISLEETKRLQKMVEDLLEFNAHATGTVRIKSETLSLNELIREMAERWKVTNLPPSLRLRTILPEETLWVRGDAHRIRQILSNLLDNSRSAMKDQGKIEIRLYARDPETAAVDVTDDGPGILPEEQPLIFERFYRGKKKKEKTRGLGLGLPISRLLARAQKGDLILKESAPGRTTFTLLLPRAKEKSLAGGIE; translated from the coding sequence GTGTCTACGAATGATGACCAAAAGCGGGTTCCCCTGCTGAAATACTGGACGATTCGCTATCTGCTGGTGCTGGTCTCCAGCCTGGTCATCGTGGCTTCCCTGTCCGTGCACTGGACGCAGGAAAGGGAGAAGAAGCACCATCTGCAGCTCAACCGGCTCTTCGCCCAGGAGATTGCCGAACGGATCGGCAGCGAAGGGAAGTTGGTGATCAGCTCGGCGATGTGGAAGCGGTTGTTGTCCCGGGGCCGGAGCTACTTCGATTTCCCCGGCGAAGACCGGGAGACGAAGCCGCTTCCCCTGATCCTGATCGTCGACCGGGAGGGGAAGGCGGTTTTCCAGAACCGTGCCATCGACAATGAGCGGCTTCTGCACTATTTGTTGGAGAAGGGCCCCGTCGCCGAGGAAGAGGTCATGGACACGCTGGAGCACGGGGATGTGGCCTGGTACATCGTCGCCGAACCGATCCGGCGCGGAAATTGGCTGATCGGAACGGTTTTCGTCATCAGCGAAGAGAGTGTCCGCTCCGCCATGCCCTTCCGTCAGATCTTTCCCTGGATCATCGTCATCCTCTGCCTGGGGCTTTCGGGGTGGATCGTCCTTTACTGGCTGTCGCGCAAGCTGACGGATCCCATCCGCCGGGTGGCGGCGGCGGCCTCCCGGCTCAGGCAGGGAAACTACGATTTCCGGCTTCCCCATGATCTCAAAGAGAAGGAGCTGTATGAGCTGACCCATTCCTTCTCGGAAATGGCTTCCCGGCTGAAGCGGTCGGAAGAGTTGCGCACGGAGCTTTTGGCCGGAGTCACCCATGAGTTGAAGACGCCGATCACCTCCATCGGCGGGCTGCTGAAGGCGGTCCGGGATGGAGTCGTGACGGGCAAAGAGGCGGAGGAGTTTCTGGACATCTCCCTGGAGGAGACGAAACGGTTACAAAAAATGGTGGAGGACCTGCTGGAATTCAACGCCCACGCCACCGGCACCGTCCGGATCAAGTCGGAGACGCTCTCCCTGAACGAGTTGATCCGGGAGATGGCGGAACGGTGGAAGGTGACGAATCTGCCTCCCTCCCTGCGCCTCCGGACGATTTTGCCGGAGGAAACCCTTTGGGTGCGGGGGGACGCCCACCGCATCCGGCAGATCCTTTCCAACCTGCTCGACAACAGCCGGTCGGCGATGAAGGATCAGGGGAAGATCGAAATCCGTCTCTATGCCCGCGACCCGGAAACGGCGGCGGTGGATGTCACCGACGACGGGCCGGGGATTTTGCCGGAGGAACAGCCGCTGATTTTCGAACGCTTTTACCGGGGGAAGAAAAAGAAGGAGAAAACGAGGGGGCTGGGATTGGGACTGCCCATCAGCCGCCTGCTGGCCCGGGCCCAGAAGGGGGACCTGATTCTGAAGGAGAGCGCTCCGGGGCGCACCACCTTCACCCTGTTGTTGCCCCGTGCGAAGGAAAAATCTTTGGCCGGCGGGATCGAATAA
- a CDS encoding nucleotidyltransferase domain-containing protein yields MIQPIYLQVLRKIHNGLAGSSAVWVVTGSLGMALQGMPVTVNDIDIQTDRSGAYEIERRFAPFVTRKVTFSEAETIRSHFGSLTIDGIRVEIMGDIQKRLEDGSWEEPVDPAPFRRYVETDGMRIPVLSLEYEYRAYLRLGRREKAEKIRRWLEGQNS; encoded by the coding sequence TTGATCCAACCCATCTACCTCCAGGTTCTCCGGAAAATTCACAACGGCTTGGCGGGTTCCTCCGCGGTCTGGGTGGTCACCGGCAGTCTGGGCATGGCCCTGCAGGGAATGCCGGTTACGGTAAACGATATCGACATTCAGACCGACCGCTCCGGCGCCTACGAGATCGAAAGGCGCTTCGCCCCCTTCGTCACGCGGAAGGTGACCTTTTCCGAGGCGGAAACCATCCGCTCCCACTTCGGGAGTTTAACCATCGACGGCATCCGGGTGGAGATCATGGGCGACATCCAAAAGCGGCTGGAGGACGGGAGTTGGGAAGAGCCCGTCGATCCCGCCCCCTTTCGCCGGTATGTGGAAACGGACGGAATGCGCATCCCGGTCCTCTCCCTGGAGTATGAATACCGGGCTTATCTGCGTCTGGGCCGCAGGGAGAAGGCGGAGAAGATCCGGAGGTGGCTGGAGGGACAAAATTCCTGA
- a CDS encoding ABC transporter ATP-binding protein — protein sequence MSGQKRMQRPGGRGFGHGAALMMAGQKAKNFKGTLRRLLGYLKPFRLQLSAVIVAAMLSTVFMIVGPKLTGDAITKIFEGSYAKLKGIPGAAIDFDGIAQILILIAGLYVFSSLFNYIQQYLMATVAQKTVYHLRQEVNEKLKKLPLKYYDGHPHGETLSRVTNDIDLIGTTLQQSVAQFITSFVTIVGIIIMMLAISPLLTVISIASLSISIFFMRPLLKKSQKRFAEQQRTLGELNGHIEETYTGHQIVKAFGREKKAIERFDEINEKLYDAGRAAQFISGIVMPLMFFVGNLGYVMICVFGGILVTQRAISIGDIHAFLSYSRQFSQPVTQTANIANIIQSTIAAAERVFELLDEEEEAADAAATALTRPKGAVTFEHVSFSYGDKPLIEDLNIDVKPGQTVAIVGPTGAGKTTLINLLMRFYDVRSGSIKIDGIDIRELSRENLRATFGMVLQDTWLFNGTIKENIAYGKDGATDAEIFAAAKAACADHFIRTLPDGYDTVINEEASNISQGQKQLLTIARAILADPPIMILDEATSNVDTRTELLIQQAMNRLMEGRTSFVIAHRLSTIRNADLILVMDQGKVVEQGTHHELLKANGFYADLYNSQFPDKTAV from the coding sequence ATGAGCGGGCAAAAAAGGATGCAAAGACCAGGCGGACGCGGTTTCGGGCACGGCGCCGCCTTGATGATGGCCGGCCAAAAGGCCAAGAATTTCAAAGGTACGTTGCGGCGGCTTCTGGGTTATTTAAAACCGTTTCGCCTGCAACTTTCCGCCGTCATCGTTGCTGCGATGTTGAGCACCGTTTTCATGATCGTCGGACCGAAATTGACCGGAGATGCGATCACGAAAATATTTGAAGGCAGCTACGCCAAGCTGAAGGGCATACCCGGCGCCGCCATCGATTTTGACGGCATTGCCCAAATTTTGATCCTGATCGCCGGATTATACGTGTTCAGCAGTTTGTTCAATTATATTCAACAGTACCTCATGGCGACGGTCGCGCAAAAAACGGTGTACCATCTGCGGCAAGAGGTCAACGAAAAGCTCAAAAAACTGCCCCTCAAATACTACGACGGCCATCCCCACGGGGAGACGTTGAGCCGCGTGACCAATGATATTGACTTGATCGGCACGACCCTCCAACAAAGCGTGGCGCAGTTCATTACGTCGTTTGTGACCATTGTCGGGATCATCATCATGATGTTGGCAATCAGCCCGCTTTTGACGGTGATTTCCATTGCCAGCTTGTCGATATCGATTTTTTTCATGCGTCCCCTTTTGAAAAAATCGCAAAAACGCTTTGCAGAACAACAGCGCACGCTCGGCGAGCTCAACGGCCATATCGAAGAAACCTATACGGGGCATCAGATTGTGAAAGCCTTTGGCCGTGAGAAAAAGGCGATCGAACGGTTCGATGAAATCAATGAAAAATTGTACGACGCCGGACGCGCCGCCCAATTTATTTCGGGCATCGTCATGCCGCTGATGTTTTTCGTGGGAAACCTCGGGTATGTCATGATTTGCGTCTTCGGCGGCATTTTAGTGACCCAGCGCGCGATATCCATCGGCGATATCCATGCGTTCCTTTCATATTCCCGGCAGTTCTCGCAACCGGTCACCCAGACGGCGAATATCGCAAACATCATCCAATCGACGATCGCGGCGGCGGAACGCGTTTTTGAACTGCTTGATGAAGAAGAAGAAGCGGCCGACGCCGCCGCGACCGCGCTGACACGCCCGAAAGGCGCCGTGACGTTTGAACATGTCTCCTTTAGCTACGGAGACAAACCGCTTATCGAAGATTTGAACATCGATGTGAAACCCGGGCAAACCGTGGCGATCGTCGGACCGACGGGCGCGGGTAAGACAACCTTGATCAATCTGTTGATGCGGTTTTACGATGTCCGAAGCGGGAGCATCAAAATCGACGGCATCGACATCCGCGAATTGTCCAGGGAAAATCTTCGCGCCACCTTCGGCATGGTGCTCCAGGATACGTGGCTTTTTAACGGCACGATCAAAGAGAATATCGCGTACGGAAAAGACGGGGCGACGGATGCAGAGATTTTTGCGGCGGCGAAAGCGGCCTGTGCGGACCATTTCATCCGGACGCTTCCGGACGGTTACGACACCGTCATCAATGAGGAGGCATCCAATATTTCTCAAGGGCAAAAGCAACTATTGACCATCGCCCGGGCCATCCTCGCCGACCCGCCGATCATGATTCTGGATGAAGCGACATCCAACGTTGATACACGGACGGAACTTTTGATCCAGCAAGCGATGAACCGTTTGATGGAAGGGCGGACCAGTTTTGTGATCGCCCACCGTCTGTCGACGATCCGGAACGCCGATCTCATTTTGGTCATGGATCAAGGGAAGGTTGTCGAACAAGGAACCCATCACGAGCTTCTGAAAGCGAACGGGTTTTATGCTGACCTTTATAACAGCCAGTTTCCGGACAAAACGGCCGTCTGA